From a single Candidatus Binatus sp. genomic region:
- a CDS encoding endonuclease MutS2, which produces MRERDLKALEFDKVIHLVMQFCASEPGREATTELRPSIDPAEVRRRLDSTAEMAALRSHAGSIPIGEFTDQRPYILAAARAGAILGGEALVKVRDFIVGSRHVGGFMRSRVERFPHVAALVRNLLAPKELADAMLGALADDGAILDDASPELKRLRGKLRDERTELEARLLRSLNASGMESFVSDYIVTIRNRRFVLPMKLNYAERFEGIVQDRSVSGETLFVEPMWAVELNNRLMMLEREAEAEETRILARLTAMVGGYAPELQLTFDAMVALDALNARAIFAERFRCVEPQLVDEGIDFIGARHPLLMTSGREVVPIDVKIGAGQRGIVISGPNTGGKTVALKTVGLLSLMAQAGMLIPALAGSKATVFRSVFADIGDEQSIESNLSSFSGHIANLSEIVRSLVEPALVILDEPGAGTDPAEGAALAIGLMNHLGTRRCMLAIATHSTAVKLHAYSQAGFEAAAVDFDADHLTPLYRLKPHTIGQSYGLAVARRLGLPEEIISAAEKSMGAGSIELSDALKRLDGERAKLNAQAEKLREREASLARIEQEVLQSAEKTRERTELEGKRLRAEGADLIEALRRDGAALMDELKTRTKSRTDLKGFITKAAAKLERLAPAAGAVAESDAPLKVGDSVEVGDIRGELIVLESGRAVISRGGLRIEVAPERLRRSAASAPENRPARPKAATVTFSAERGEGDELNLIGMRTSDALRKLEEFLDTAFLTNRAEVRIVHGIGSGALRKAVTEYLGTSPYCASFRGAQPHHGGAGATIVQMNL; this is translated from the coding sequence ATGCGGGAACGCGATCTGAAAGCGCTCGAGTTCGACAAGGTGATTCACCTCGTCATGCAGTTTTGCGCCTCCGAGCCGGGGCGCGAGGCGACCACCGAGCTGCGCCCGTCGATCGACCCGGCCGAAGTGCGCCGCCGGCTTGATTCGACCGCCGAGATGGCCGCTCTGAGATCGCATGCCGGCTCGATCCCGATCGGCGAATTCACCGATCAGCGGCCGTACATCCTGGCGGCGGCGCGCGCGGGCGCGATCCTCGGCGGCGAAGCGCTGGTGAAAGTGCGCGATTTTATCGTGGGCTCGCGCCACGTCGGCGGCTTTATGCGCTCGCGGGTCGAGCGCTTCCCCCATGTCGCGGCGTTGGTGCGCAACCTGCTCGCGCCCAAGGAACTGGCCGACGCGATGCTCGGCGCGTTGGCCGACGACGGCGCAATCCTGGACGACGCGAGCCCCGAGCTGAAACGTCTGCGCGGCAAGCTGCGCGACGAGCGCACCGAACTCGAAGCGCGCCTGCTGCGCTCGCTCAACGCTTCGGGCATGGAGTCATTCGTATCCGATTACATCGTGACGATTCGCAATCGCCGCTTCGTGCTGCCGATGAAGCTGAACTACGCGGAACGATTCGAAGGAATCGTTCAGGACCGCAGCGTTTCCGGCGAAACACTGTTCGTCGAGCCGATGTGGGCGGTCGAGCTGAACAACCGGCTGATGATGCTCGAGCGCGAAGCGGAGGCGGAAGAAACGCGAATCCTCGCGCGGCTGACGGCGATGGTCGGCGGATACGCGCCGGAACTGCAACTGACGTTCGACGCGATGGTGGCGCTCGATGCGCTCAACGCGCGCGCGATTTTCGCCGAGCGATTTCGATGCGTCGAGCCGCAGCTCGTGGACGAGGGAATCGACTTTATCGGCGCGCGGCATCCGCTGCTGATGACCAGCGGGCGCGAGGTCGTCCCGATCGACGTGAAAATCGGGGCCGGACAGCGCGGGATCGTCATCTCGGGGCCGAACACGGGCGGAAAAACGGTCGCGCTCAAGACGGTCGGGCTGCTGTCGCTGATGGCGCAGGCGGGGATGCTGATTCCGGCGCTGGCCGGCAGCAAGGCGACGGTTTTTCGCAGCGTGTTCGCCGACATCGGCGACGAACAGTCCATCGAATCCAACCTGTCGAGCTTTTCCGGGCATATCGCAAACTTGTCGGAGATCGTCAGATCGCTGGTCGAGCCGGCGCTGGTGATTCTCGACGAGCCGGGCGCCGGCACCGACCCGGCCGAGGGCGCGGCGCTCGCAATCGGCCTGATGAACCATCTCGGGACGCGGCGCTGCATGCTGGCGATCGCGACGCATTCGACCGCGGTGAAGCTCCACGCATATTCGCAAGCCGGGTTCGAGGCCGCCGCCGTGGATTTCGACGCCGACCATCTCACGCCGTTATATCGGCTCAAGCCGCATACGATCGGGCAGAGTTACGGACTGGCGGTCGCGCGCAGGCTCGGGTTGCCCGAGGAAATAATCAGCGCGGCCGAAAAATCGATGGGCGCCGGGAGCATCGAGCTCAGCGACGCGCTGAAAAGATTGGACGGCGAGCGCGCCAAGCTCAATGCGCAGGCCGAAAAGTTGCGCGAGCGCGAAGCCAGCCTGGCGCGCATCGAGCAAGAGGTGCTTCAGAGCGCTGAAAAAACGCGCGAGCGCACCGAACTGGAAGGCAAGCGGCTGCGCGCCGAAGGCGCGGACCTGATCGAGGCGCTCAGGCGCGACGGTGCGGCACTGATGGATGAGTTGAAAACCCGGACGAAATCACGCACCGACTTGAAGGGATTCATCACGAAAGCGGCGGCGAAACTCGAGCGCCTGGCGCCGGCTGCCGGCGCCGTGGCGGAGTCCGATGCGCCACTCAAGGTCGGCGACAGCGTCGAGGTAGGCGACATCCGCGGCGAATTGATCGTGCTCGAATCGGGACGCGCTGTGATCAGCCGCGGCGGCCTCAGGATCGAAGTCGCGCCCGAGCGCCTGCGCAGGTCGGCGGCGAGTGCGCCGGAAAATCGCCCCGCGCGGCCAAAAGCGGCGACCGTCACCTTCAGCGCCGAGCGTGGCGAGGGCGACGAGCTGAACCTGATCGGGATGCGAACGTCCGACGCGCTGCGCAAGCTCGAGGAATTTCTCGACACTGCCTTCCTGACCAATCGTGCGGAGGTGCGGATTGTCCACGGGATTGGATCGGGCGCGCTGAGGAAAGCGGTGACGGAATACCTGGGCACGTCGCCGTATTGCGCGTCGTTTCGGGGCGCGCAGCCGCATCACGGCGGCGCGGGCGCGACGATCGTGCAGATGAATTTGTAA
- a CDS encoding carboxyl transferase domain-containing protein, which yields MDRIESRLNANSEEFRRNRDAMDALVKRLRDEIERIRQGGPAPARERHVERGKLRARDRVKKLLDPGSPFLELSPLAAFEMYDGDSPSASIVTGIGRIHGREAVIVANDATVKGGAYFPMTVKKHLRAQQIAIENMLPCVYLVDSGGAFLPMQSEIFPDQDHFGRIFYNQARMSAIGLAQVAVVMGSCTAGGAYVPAMCDENVIVRGQGTIFLAGPPLVRAATGEEVSAEDLGGGDVHTRLSGVSDHLADDDEHALQIARAIFENLGNRTAAAIAQDTPEDPHYDPAELYGIIPVDTRRPYDVREVIARLVDGSRMHEFKARYATSVVTGFARIYGYSVGIVANNGVLFSESALKATHFIELCCARRIPLLFLQNITGFIVGKRYEQGGIAKDGAKMVNAVANAQVPKFTVIIGASNGAGNYGMCGRAYSPRLLFMWPNARISVMGGEQAANTLLTVKLDQLKREGATMTDAEQKQFIRPTLDKYELESSVYYSSARLWDDGVLDPIETRAALALGLAASMNAPIPEHPGFGVFRM from the coding sequence ATGGATCGGATAGAATCCCGGCTGAACGCCAACTCCGAAGAGTTTCGCCGCAACCGCGACGCGATGGACGCGCTGGTCAAGCGCCTGCGCGACGAAATCGAGCGGATTCGCCAGGGTGGTCCCGCTCCCGCTCGCGAGCGCCACGTCGAACGCGGCAAGCTGCGCGCGCGCGATCGCGTCAAGAAACTTCTCGACCCCGGCAGTCCGTTCCTCGAACTGTCGCCGCTGGCCGCGTTTGAGATGTACGACGGCGACTCGCCGTCGGCGAGCATCGTCACCGGCATCGGCCGAATCCATGGGCGCGAGGCGGTCATCGTCGCCAACGACGCGACCGTCAAAGGCGGCGCCTATTTTCCCATGACCGTGAAGAAGCATCTCCGCGCGCAGCAAATCGCGATCGAAAATATGCTGCCGTGCGTTTATCTGGTCGATTCGGGCGGCGCTTTCCTGCCGATGCAGTCCGAAATTTTTCCCGATCAGGATCACTTCGGGCGCATCTTTTACAACCAGGCGCGGATGTCAGCGATCGGCCTGGCGCAGGTCGCGGTGGTGATGGGCAGTTGCACGGCCGGCGGCGCGTACGTGCCCGCGATGTGCGACGAGAACGTCATCGTCCGCGGCCAGGGCACGATCTTCCTGGCGGGACCGCCGCTGGTGCGCGCCGCTACCGGCGAGGAGGTCAGCGCCGAGGATCTCGGCGGCGGCGACGTGCATACGCGCCTGTCCGGCGTGAGCGATCACCTGGCCGACGACGACGAGCACGCGCTCCAGATTGCGCGCGCGATCTTCGAGAATCTTGGCAACCGCACCGCCGCCGCGATCGCGCAGGACACCCCCGAGGATCCGCACTACGATCCCGCCGAACTCTACGGCATCATCCCGGTCGATACCCGCAGGCCCTACGACGTGCGCGAGGTGATCGCGCGGCTGGTTGACGGGAGCAGGATGCATGAGTTTAAGGCGCGTTACGCCACCTCCGTCGTCACCGGCTTCGCGCGAATCTACGGCTATTCCGTCGGCATCGTCGCCAACAACGGCGTGCTGTTCAGCGAGTCCGCGCTCAAGGCCACCCACTTCATCGAATTGTGCTGCGCGCGGCGCATCCCGCTGCTCTTCCTGCAAAACATCACCGGTTTCATCGTCGGCAAGCGCTACGAACAGGGTGGTATCGCCAAGGACGGCGCCAAGATGGTCAACGCGGTCGCCAACGCGCAGGTGCCGAAGTTCACGGTGATCATCGGCGCGTCGAACGGCGCCGGAAATTACGGGATGTGCGGGCGCGCGTACTCGCCGCGATTGCTCTTCATGTGGCCCAACGCGCGGATCTCGGTGATGGGCGGCGAGCAGGCCGCCAACACGCTGCTCACGGTGAAGCTCGATCAGTTGAAACGCGAAGGCGCCACCATGACCGACGCGGAGCAAAAGCAATTCATCCGTCCCACGCTCGACAAGTACGAGCTCGAGTCGAGCGTCTATTACTCGAGCGCGCGGCTATGGGACGACGGCGTGCTCGATCCGATCGAGACGCGCGCCGCGCTGGCGCTGGGGCTGGCGGCGTCGATGAACGCGCCGATTCCCGAGCATCCCGGCTTCGGCGTCTTCAGGATGTGA
- the fumC gene encoding class II fumarate hydratase, producing the protein MAANTKSKVRKASIAKRGLTATPAGAGKAPQTGKRVETDSMGAIEVACDRYWGAQTERSLLHFAIGFDRMPRSVVRAFGILKKAAAEVNRDLGKLPPDKARLVTAAADEVIAGKLDDHFPLRIWQTGSGTQTNMNANEVISNRAIEMAGGVLGGKKPIHPNDDVNMSQSSNDTFPTAMHIAAAEEVTHDLIPSMRMLRDALARKAGEFAGLVKIGRTHLMDAVPLTLGQEFSGYVAQLDYDLKRIEAALPDLLELAIGGTAVGTGLNTHREFADRVAAKIAAYTGLPFKSAPNKFAALAAHDALVAASGALKTLAVSLMKIANDIRWMGSGPRTGLGELILPENEPGSSIMPGKVNPTQSEAMTMVSIQVIGNDVAITMAGSQGNFELNVFKPIIIHNFLHSTMLLAHSCASFSKYCVEGIEPNREQLRRNVANSLMLVTALSPHIGYDNAAKVAKKAHAEGITLREATLGLKLLKGEEFDRLVRADKMLAPEG; encoded by the coding sequence ATGGCAGCAAATACGAAATCGAAGGTACGCAAGGCCAGCATCGCCAAGCGCGGATTGACCGCGACGCCGGCCGGGGCCGGCAAGGCGCCGCAGACCGGCAAGCGCGTCGAAACCGACAGCATGGGTGCGATCGAGGTCGCGTGCGACCGCTACTGGGGCGCGCAGACCGAGCGATCGCTGCTGCACTTCGCGATCGGATTCGACCGGATGCCGCGTTCGGTGGTGCGCGCGTTCGGGATTTTGAAGAAGGCGGCGGCGGAAGTTAATCGCGATCTCGGCAAGCTGCCCCCCGACAAGGCCAGGCTGGTTACCGCGGCCGCCGACGAAGTGATCGCGGGCAAACTTGACGATCACTTTCCGCTGCGCATCTGGCAGACCGGCAGCGGCACGCAGACCAACATGAACGCCAACGAGGTCATCTCGAATCGCGCGATCGAGATGGCCGGCGGCGTGCTCGGCGGCAAAAAGCCGATCCATCCCAACGACGACGTGAACATGTCGCAGTCGTCCAACGACACTTTTCCGACTGCGATGCATATTGCGGCGGCCGAGGAAGTTACCCACGACCTGATTCCGTCGATGCGAATGCTGCGCGACGCGCTCGCGCGCAAAGCCGGCGAGTTCGCGGGCCTCGTGAAGATCGGCCGCACCCATCTGATGGATGCGGTGCCGCTGACGCTGGGGCAGGAATTCTCGGGCTACGTCGCGCAGCTCGACTATGATTTGAAGCGAATCGAAGCGGCGCTGCCGGACTTGCTCGAACTGGCCATTGGCGGCACGGCGGTCGGCACCGGGCTCAATACGCATCGGGAGTTTGCCGATCGCGTGGCGGCAAAGATCGCGGCGTACACCGGGCTGCCGTTTAAGTCGGCGCCGAACAAGTTTGCGGCGCTGGCGGCGCACGATGCGCTGGTGGCGGCTTCTGGAGCGCTCAAGACGCTGGCAGTTTCGCTGATGAAGATCGCCAACGACATCCGCTGGATGGGCTCGGGACCGCGCACCGGGCTGGGAGAATTAATCCTGCCGGAGAACGAGCCGGGCTCGTCGATCATGCCGGGCAAGGTGAACCCGACGCAGAGCGAGGCGATGACGATGGTCTCCATCCAGGTGATCGGCAACGACGTGGCGATCACGATGGCCGGCTCGCAGGGGAATTTCGAGCTCAACGTTTTCAAACCGATCATCATCCACAATTTTTTGCATTCGACGATGCTGCTGGCGCATTCGTGCGCGTCGTTTAGCAAGTACTGCGTCGAAGGGATCGAGCCCAATCGCGAGCAGCTCCGGCGCAACGTCGCAAATTCGCTGATGCTGGTGACGGCGCTGAGTCCGCATATCGGCTACGACAACGCGGCGAAGGTCGCCAAGAAGGCGCACGCGGAAGGAATCACGCTGCGCGAGGCCACGCTTGGGTTGAAGTTGCTCAAGGGAGAGGAGTTCGACCGGCTGGTGCGGGCCGACAAGATGCTTGCGCCGGAAGGCTGA
- a CDS encoding ferredoxin family protein, translating into MPWTITRLCRDCIDTGCVSVCPVDCIYEYVGADKEKFPNQLYIDPDECIDCGACEPECPWEAIFEEPAVPEVFKDDVALNHAMLEIKDQFKVMPFKKVEHPTPEQIAENKKKWGLET; encoded by the coding sequence ATGCCTTGGACGATTACCCGCCTTTGCCGCGATTGCATTGACACCGGATGCGTTAGCGTGTGCCCCGTCGATTGCATCTATGAATACGTCGGCGCCGACAAGGAAAAATTCCCCAACCAGCTCTACATCGATCCCGACGAATGCATCGATTGCGGAGCCTGCGAGCCCGAATGTCCGTGGGAGGCGATTTTCGAGGAGCCGGCCGTTCCCGAGGTCTTCAAGGACGACGTCGCGCTCAACCACGCGATGCTCGAAATCAAGGATCAGTTCAAGGTGATGCCGTTTAAGAAAGTCGAGCACCCGACGCCCGAGCAGATAGCCGAGAACAAGAAAAAATGGGGCCTCGAGACCTGA
- a CDS encoding TadE/TadG family type IV pilus assembly protein: protein MNASGIKLWRRWLRAAIRCSHPGQAMAEFALVLTPSLMLFFGIINFALALYSYDFVCYSAQQAVRYATVHGSTAMAPVSAAGVQTYVDGLVVGVLNTNSLTVTTTWAPDNKPGSVVTVVVSYKFPPLTSLVSSVTIPLTRTAAMVISQ from the coding sequence ATGAACGCGAGCGGCATCAAGCTATGGCGCCGATGGTTGCGCGCCGCGATCCGATGCTCGCACCCGGGGCAGGCGATGGCCGAGTTCGCGCTGGTGCTGACGCCGAGCCTGATGCTGTTTTTCGGGATAATCAACTTTGCACTGGCGCTCTATTCCTACGACTTCGTTTGTTACAGCGCGCAGCAGGCCGTGCGCTATGCGACGGTCCATGGGTCAACCGCGATGGCGCCGGTGTCGGCGGCTGGCGTTCAGACTTACGTGGACGGTCTGGTCGTCGGCGTGCTGAACACGAATTCGTTGACCGTCACCACGACCTGGGCGCCCGACAACAAACCCGGGAGCGTGGTTACGGTGGTCGTCAGCTACAAGTTCCCGCCGCTGACGAGTTTGGTCTCCTCGGTCACCATCCCGCTCACCCGCACCGCGGCAATGGTCATCTCGCAGTAG
- a CDS encoding TadE/TadG family type IV pilus assembly protein: MSTIARLPEPVESMGAASWKRRRGGRHRRGRARGQAAVELALSLPLLLMMFLVVVETGRAFYIAISVSNAARAGVQYGSQNLSTAADNAGMRAAAANDAPNIVGMTTTATHFCQCANGNASTCLSTDCAGSHRLLYTQVNTSAPYTPLVNFMGILPPITVPGKAIMRVVQ; the protein is encoded by the coding sequence ATGAGCACGATAGCGCGATTGCCGGAGCCGGTTGAATCCATGGGCGCGGCCAGTTGGAAGCGACGCCGTGGCGGTCGCCATCGGCGCGGGCGCGCGCGTGGGCAGGCGGCGGTGGAGCTCGCGCTCAGTCTGCCGTTGCTGCTGATGATGTTTCTGGTGGTGGTGGAAACGGGCCGCGCGTTCTACATCGCGATTTCGGTTTCGAACGCGGCGCGGGCCGGCGTTCAGTACGGTTCGCAGAATCTTTCGACCGCGGCCGATAACGCCGGGATGCGGGCGGCGGCGGCCAACGACGCGCCCAATATTGTCGGGATGACGACGACCGCCACTCACTTCTGTCAATGCGCCAACGGGAACGCATCGACGTGCCTGTCAACCGACTGCGCCGGCAGCCATCGGTTGCTGTACACGCAGGTCAACACCAGCGCCCCGTACACGCCGCTGGTCAATTTCATGGGCATCCTGCCGCCTATAACAGTGCCCGGCAAAGCCATTATGCGCGTCGTCCAATAG
- a CDS encoding pilus assembly protein TadG-related protein has product MSTNSKMNVAASASGQVMVLVCVALVAIVGMIAVVADFSFMQDQRNMMQTAADSAAMAGAEELKYGDLVAAGQADAASNGYTNGQNGVTVAVNNPPSTGPNSSNTAYVEAIVTMPEPTYFLRVLGVSSISVSARAAAYEGNGPNCIYVLDPSASSAMSVNGNVDIQSGCGLLVDSSSSSGMAVNGNATIAAPTIGVVGNYSTTGNVSFTPTPKTGVIAASDPLAYLQEPTVGSCAHTNFSLNGNTGSSGSPYQLYPGTYCGGISVNGNSWLNFNAGTYVLAGGGMTIRGNSWMTGTGVTFYNTTGRGSYGGIALNGNATVHFSAPTSGPLAGILFFQDRSIPTGAAASTITGNSSSTFDGAIYFATTQVTYLGNSSLNGYSIVVADKLVVSGNARVGDNYSSLADGSPIKGTILAE; this is encoded by the coding sequence ATGAGTACGAACAGCAAGATGAATGTGGCGGCGAGCGCAAGCGGCCAGGTGATGGTGCTGGTCTGCGTCGCGCTGGTCGCGATCGTGGGCATGATTGCGGTCGTCGCCGATTTCAGCTTCATGCAAGACCAAAGGAACATGATGCAGACGGCGGCGGACAGTGCGGCGATGGCCGGCGCGGAGGAGCTGAAGTACGGCGACCTGGTGGCGGCAGGCCAGGCGGACGCGGCGAGCAACGGATACACCAACGGCCAAAACGGCGTCACCGTGGCGGTCAACAATCCTCCGAGCACGGGACCGAATTCGTCAAACACGGCGTACGTCGAGGCGATCGTCACCATGCCCGAGCCGACTTATTTTCTGCGCGTGCTCGGAGTCAGCTCGATCAGCGTGTCGGCGCGCGCGGCGGCGTATGAGGGCAACGGGCCCAACTGCATCTACGTGCTGGACCCGTCGGCCTCGAGCGCGATGTCGGTCAACGGCAACGTCGACATCCAGAGCGGCTGCGGTCTGCTGGTGGACTCGAGCTCCTCGAGCGGCATGGCGGTCAACGGCAACGCCACGATCGCGGCGCCGACTATCGGGGTCGTGGGCAACTACAGCACCACCGGCAACGTCAGTTTTACGCCGACGCCGAAGACCGGGGTGATTGCAGCGTCCGATCCGCTGGCATACCTGCAGGAGCCCACCGTCGGCTCGTGCGCTCACACCAATTTTTCGCTCAACGGGAACACGGGGAGCAGCGGCAGTCCCTACCAGCTCTATCCCGGCACCTACTGCGGCGGTATCTCGGTCAACGGCAATTCCTGGTTGAATTTCAACGCGGGAACCTACGTGCTCGCCGGTGGCGGAATGACGATAAGGGGCAACTCGTGGATGACCGGCACCGGGGTAACGTTTTACAACACGACGGGGAGGGGTAGTTACGGGGGAATTGCGCTGAACGGAAACGCGACGGTGCATTTCAGTGCGCCGACCTCGGGTCCGCTGGCGGGAATCCTGTTCTTTCAGGATCGCTCGATTCCGACCGGCGCGGCGGCCAGCACGATAACCGGAAATTCGAGTTCGACCTTCGACGGTGCGATCTACTTCGCGACGACGCAGGTTACCTACCTCGGGAACAGCAGCCTCAACGGCTACAGCATCGTGGTCGCGGACAAGCTGGTGGTCAGCGGCAACGCGAGGGTCGGCGACAACTATTCGTCGCTGGCCGACGGCTCACCAATAAAAGGAACGATACTGGCCGAATGA
- a CDS encoding pilus assembly protein TadG-related protein produces MSKFPAAHRKAVRRDTNSKINVAASASGQVMVLICAARVAVVGMIAVVADFSFMQDQRNMMQTAADSAAMAGAEELNYGDLVAAGQADAASNGYTNGQNGVTVAVNNPPSTGPNSSNTAYVEAIVSMPEPTYFLRVLGVSSIGVSARAVAYKGGGPNCIYVLDPTASSAMSASGSAVIQSNCGLLVDSSASNGMAVNGGATITASAIGVVGGYTADSNVSFTPTPKTGVIAASDPLAYLQAPAVGSCAHTNFSLNGAGSSGSPYQLYPGTYCGGISVNGNSWLNFNAGTYVLAGGGMLIRSGAVMTGAGVTFYNTTGTGGYGPIALSGTSTVNFSAPTSGPLAGVLFFQDRSVPTGAAGSTITGSAGSTFDGALYFPTTQVTYSGNSSVNGYSIVVADMLVVSGNSMVSNNYSSLTDGSPVKGTVLAE; encoded by the coding sequence ATGAGCAAGTTCCCAGCGGCGCATCGCAAGGCCGTGCGTCGGGATACGAACAGCAAGATAAATGTGGCGGCGAGCGCAAGCGGCCAAGTGATGGTGCTGATCTGCGCCGCGCGGGTCGCGGTCGTGGGCATGATTGCGGTCGTCGCCGATTTCAGCTTCATGCAAGACCAAAGGAACATGATGCAGACGGCGGCGGACAGTGCGGCGATGGCCGGCGCGGAGGAACTGAATTACGGCGATCTGGTGGCGGCGGGCCAGGCGGACGCGGCGAGCAACGGATACACCAACGGCCAAAACGGCGTCACTGTGGCGGTCAACAATCCTCCCAGCACCGGACCGAATTCGTCAAACACGGCGTACGTCGAGGCGATCGTCAGCATGCCCGAGCCGACTTATTTTCTGCGCGTGCTCGGAGTCAGCTCGATCGGCGTGTCGGCGCGCGCGGTCGCGTATAAGGGCGGCGGGCCCAACTGCATCTACGTGCTGGATCCGACGGCGTCGAGCGCGATGTCGGCCAGCGGCAGCGCCGTCATCCAGAGCAACTGCGGTCTGCTGGTCGATTCGAGCGCGTCAAACGGCATGGCGGTCAACGGCGGCGCCACGATCACGGCATCGGCCATCGGGGTCGTGGGCGGCTACACTGCCGACAGCAACGTCAGTTTTACGCCGACGCCGAAGACCGGGGTGATTGCAGCGTCCGATCCGCTGGCATACCTGCAGGCGCCCGCCGTGGGCTCGTGCGCCCACACCAATTTTTCGCTCAACGGAGCCGGGAGCAGCGGCAGTCCCTATCAGCTCTATCCCGGCACCTATTGCGGCGGTATCTCGGTCAACGGCAATTCCTGGCTGAATTTCAACGCGGGAACCTACGTACTCGCCGGGGGCGGCATGCTCATTAGAAGCGGCGCGGTGATGACCGGCGCCGGGGTGACGTTCTACAACACGACGGGGACCGGTGGTTACGGGCCAATTGCGCTGAGCGGAACCTCGACGGTGAATTTCAGTGCGCCGACCTCGGGTCCGCTGGCGGGAGTCCTGTTCTTTCAGGATCGCTCGGTCCCGACCGGCGCAGCAGGCAGCACGATAACCGGAAGTGCGGGATCGACCTTCGATGGGGCGCTCTACTTCCCGACGACGCAGGTTACCTACAGCGGCAACAGCAGCGTCAACGGTTACAGCATCGTGGTAGCGGACATGCTGGTGGTCAGCGGCAACTCGATGGTGAGCAACAACTATTCCTCGCTGACCGACGGCTCACCGGTAAAAGGAACGGTGCTGGCCGAATGA
- the jag gene encoding RNA-binding cell elongation regulator Jag/EloR gives MSNVDSIELAAASVEEATREALEQLGAREDEVAIEVLATARAGVLGLGARQARVRVTRKRADAAGGGGHAGSNPQVPQVAPASPLPPARKQGAPERRALGRGNQARGRDDASERGANPAPSAAAANAGDNDHDETGGAAERKNADVEAQRREATLILKQILEIMGERTEVRQIEVDAETVELEIKGDGSGILIGRHGQTLDALEYIVNRILARRIKDAAPISLETESYRARRRQQLHRMALAMGEQVKREHKPLRLEPMPARDRRVVHLALKEDPMITTRSAGEGLLRSIEIVPTESGRREPRAEAPPRGRRREPEREPQPERERTEPERGNEAIGEQGGFKHGQKRIV, from the coding sequence ATGAGCAATGTCGACTCGATAGAACTAGCGGCCGCCTCGGTGGAAGAGGCGACCAGGGAAGCCCTCGAACAGCTCGGCGCGCGCGAGGACGAGGTTGCGATCGAAGTGCTCGCTACGGCGCGCGCGGGCGTGCTCGGACTGGGCGCGCGGCAGGCGCGGGTGCGAGTGACGCGCAAGCGCGCGGATGCCGCGGGCGGCGGCGGGCATGCGGGATCGAACCCGCAAGTCCCCCAGGTTGCGCCAGCCTCGCCGTTGCCGCCGGCACGCAAGCAAGGCGCGCCTGAGCGGCGGGCGCTCGGGCGCGGGAATCAAGCGCGCGGCCGCGACGACGCCAGCGAGCGAGGCGCGAATCCGGCGCCATCGGCGGCGGCGGCGAACGCCGGTGACAACGACCACGACGAAACCGGCGGCGCGGCGGAGCGCAAAAACGCCGACGTCGAGGCGCAGCGCCGTGAGGCGACGCTAATCCTCAAACAGATCCTCGAGATCATGGGCGAGCGGACCGAAGTGCGGCAGATAGAAGTGGACGCGGAGACGGTCGAGCTCGAAATCAAGGGCGACGGTTCGGGAATCCTCATCGGGCGGCATGGTCAGACCCTCGACGCGCTCGAGTACATCGTGAATCGGATCCTGGCGCGGCGAATCAAGGATGCGGCGCCGATTTCACTGGAGACTGAATCGTATCGCGCGCGACGCCGCCAGCAATTGCATCGGATGGCGCTGGCGATGGGTGAGCAGGTCAAGCGCGAGCACAAGCCGCTGCGGCTCGAGCCGATGCCGGCGCGCGATCGGCGCGTGGTGCATCTGGCGCTCAAGGAAGATCCGATGATCACGACGCGCTCGGCCGGTGAAGGATTGCTGCGATCGATCGAGATAGTGCCTACCGAGAGCGGCCGGCGCGAACCGCGCGCAGAGGCGCCGCCGCGGGGACGGCGGCGCGAGCCTGAACGCGAGCCCCAACCCGAGCGCGAACGGACCGAGCCTGAGCGCGGCAATGAGGCGATTGGCGAACAGGGCGGATTCAAGCACGGGCAGAAGCGGATCGTGTAG